Within Sphingobium sp. SCG-1, the genomic segment TGGCGAGCAGGAAGAGTGGCTGGCCGAAGGATGGTCGCGCATCGATGGGAAATTGCCCGTCAACACCGACGGCGGATGCCTTGCCTGCGGTGAACCTATTGGCGCTTCGGGATTGCGGCAGGTCTATGAAAACGCAACCCAGTTGCTTGGCCGGGGTGCCGGGAGGCAAGTGCCCGGCGAACCGAAGACCGCCTACTCCCATGTGTACGGTGCGCCCGGTATTTCCGGCGTCACCATCTTGGAACGTTAGTCATGGATTTGAATTTTTCGGAAGAGGACGAGGCTTTTCGCCGGGAAGTACAGGCCTTTCTTGCCGAGAACCTGCCCGAGCACTTGCGCGCCGGAATGCGCGCCACGCCATCCGTGTTTGTCGAGCCGGACATCGGTCGCGAATGGCAGCGCATCCTGCATGAGAAGGGCTGGCTTGCGTACAACTGGCCCGCGGAGTGCGGCGGGACCGGATGGACGACGGTGCAGCGCTACATCTTCGAGAAGGAATGCGCACTCGCCGATGCGCCAGGACTGCCGGTGCTGGGATTGAAACTGCTGGGGCCAGTCATCTGCCGGTTCGGCAACGCGGAGCAAAAGGCGCACATCCTGCCGCGCATTCTGGATGGCAGCGATTATTGGTGTCAGGGCTTCTCAGAGCCGGGTGCGGGGTCTGACCTGGCGAACCTCAAAACGCGCGCCGAGCAGCGCGATGGGCACTATGTCATCAACGGCCGCAAGCTGTGGACGACGCACGCACATCACGCGACGCATATCTTTTGCCTCGTCCGCACCGACGCCGGCGTGAAACCGCAGGCGGGGATCAGTTTCATCCTGGTCGACATGAACCAGCCAGGCGTCGAAGTTCGTGCCATCAGGGGATTGGCAGGCGACCATGAAGTCAACGAAGTCTTTCTAGACGATGTGATCGCGCCGCTCGCCAATCTGGTCGGCGAGGAAGGACAAGGCTGGACCATCGCCAAGTTCCTGCTCGAAAATGAACGCGGCGGCGCATGTCACGCGCCTAAGCTGCTCGCCGATATCCGCAAGCTCCGCGCTTCTGCGGAACATGAGCCGGACGGTCGAGGCGGGACAATGGCGCAGGATCAAACATTCTTGTCAGCGCTCGCTTTGGCGGAGTTGGAGAGTCAGGCGCTGGAAATGA encodes:
- a CDS encoding acyl-CoA dehydrogenase family protein, which encodes MDLNFSEEDEAFRREVQAFLAENLPEHLRAGMRATPSVFVEPDIGREWQRILHEKGWLAYNWPAECGGTGWTTVQRYIFEKECALADAPGLPVLGLKLLGPVICRFGNAEQKAHILPRILDGSDYWCQGFSEPGAGSDLANLKTRAEQRDGHYVINGRKLWTTHAHHATHIFCLVRTDAGVKPQAGISFILVDMNQPGVEVRAIRGLAGDHEVNEVFLDDVIAPLANLVGEEGQGWTIAKFLLENERGGACHAPKLLADIRKLRASAEHEPDGRGGTMAQDQTFLSALALAELESQALEMTELRVLAEMAKGLPPGPQTSLSKMVASSLRQQVDALAVRLFGYAGLALEDARPLYGNDSPEPLYSKDAQLAAPRYLNSRAWTIFGGTNEVQRTIIAKTVLGL